The Rhododendron vialii isolate Sample 1 chromosome 3a, ASM3025357v1 nucleotide sequence ACTTTGCTCAGGGGCTAGGCCCTGAGTCTTTTGTTAAGGGGAACCGAATCCCATTACCAAAATCACGATTGGATAATAAGGGTAGTTACCATTCCCTATTCGTTTCGATCCTTGTTCTTGGTCATTGTGGCAGAACTACGTTAGCTGGTGCGGTGTGGTAAGTGCAGCACACAAGCTTGATGAGGAACAACTAAGCCAGTGGTAGCCTTGTCACAGACCAGAAGGATGATACAAGGCCGGATAGTGAGGATATTTGCTGTGATACTGGTGTGTTGACTTCCCACTGAGAGAGAGGTGCACGTAACCAACTTATCAAACACGGTGTTCAGCTGACTTGCACTGTTAAACCCCTGATGTATTGGAAAATTGGAATTAGGCACCCTTCTTTCGGGTATTGTCTAGTCCCACTACCAAGAGCCCTACTTCTTCCATGGTGTGTATAAGAGCTGCAAAGGTCATTACTACTCCCAGGAGATTATGGTTGTCTCTGTGAAGTCAAATGTACTCCATCCTGCTTAGCAGCCATCGCATGCCTAAGATTATCAGAGGACTGCTTATCTTTTTCTAAAATGCTAGCCAAACACCTGCTGCTATTAACCTTTGGTTCTATTCCAGTGTACTTGGCATATCGTAATTACAAATTACATATCATTTGGAATGATTACTATGTATATTGAGGAGTTCAGAAATGTTACCATCTTGATGCTGATGTGTTACTTGAGGATTTCTGGTCATGTATTGGAGggttttattataatttttctTCTAACTTTGATGCAGGTTGACATGGTTACTCCTATGTGTTCCCAGTTGACATATGAGGGGCTATTGGATGAGGTAAAAGCTTGCACATTAGGACTATAAGTCTATACACAATATTTTACTGGCACGAAAAAATGATTGTGTAATTTGTTGCATCACAGAAAAACTTGAGTTGAGAGCAGAATGGCTACTACCAGTTAGTTAAATAACCAAAGCTCAAAGCTCAAGCTTAGTCTGCATAATTCGTTGGTTTTTACTTTTGGTAGCTCCTTATcatttccttattttcatttagTATGGCGAGGGGCATAATCAGTACGTTATTCAGGAGTGAGAGTTTGACCAAAAGAAGCATGGGGTCTACTTATGGCCTTTCTTGTTTGGCACTCACACAATTTCATTGCCAAACATTGTTGAGTACCGTGTTTGGGCCCTAAATGCACTATTGGGCTCCTAATTGCAGTTCCCAAAGGGAGTGGTCATGCTAAATCATGTAAAGCATATTGTGCCACGCTTATTATCTTAAGAGTATTTTCTTGTCCCTTCCATGCAACATGAAATGTGATTTGAAgaatttcttttttatgtttatatatttttttctattttgcatAAGCCATCTTCAATAGCTGACATGCAGTTTCTACGTGTCAATAATGGTGCTGTGGAGCTAGATTCATCTGTCATGGGTGCCCAACAAGAGGGGAAAAAGATCAAGGTGCCACTTAATTCGAGGTAAACTATGTTTACATGTACCACTTTGCTACGTAACCCTGAGGACATTTGTGTGTTTCCATCAGTATTCTCATTAACATCTCTTTAATGTTGGTTGGGTCCTTTGGTTTAACTGTTTAAGAGAAGAAGTGTTGTTATTTTACATATCACTGTTGATGGGGTTGTGGAGGAATAATTTTGGTCTCGGGAGTGGGGTTGAATGTTTCAGCATGCTGCAACATGCTTTTTATATTTCGAATTCACTTTTTAAATACTTCGTTTATGCTTTTATTCACAATTAATTGTTCACATTTACTGGAAAAACAATTAAATATTCATAGTTGCAAGCACATTATTCGTTTGATGCAGGGCAGAGGTGTACAAAAGTAGCAAGGAAGTTATAACTTGCAGATCATATACTTCTAAGTACCCTAAACACTCACTGCTCGTTTGTTTGTGATTAAAATTTTGGATGGAAGAAGGGGATATAATAAGAGGGGGATATGATTGAAGGGAGGGATTAACATTTCTATTTTGCCCCCAAAGAATTGTGTAGAAGGTGCCCTTGGTGTCCAAGGGGTATTTGGTAATGCTCTGAGCCGGATAAAATTTGGACACCCTCAGGGGTGTCTAAAACTTATCCCCGTTGAAGGGGATATGTATATTTGGGGAATTACGTATCCGGGAGGGAAAACGAAACAAACACCAACTAAACTCAACCTGGATTTCTATATCCAGCTCCTATATCCCATCAACACACAGGCCCTAAGCACAACATCCACACACAATTTTTAGCCCTGGTGAAGATGTCGATTCATCCTGTCTTGTACTAAACACAAATAATGGTGCTTGTTTTAGCTATTGAACTACTTGAGATGATGAAGAGACCAACTTTTGTAAATATTCCTAGAACTTTGTTTGCAATTTAAGGGAGAGTGATTATGGAGCATGATACTTGCTGACTTTACTTAAAGCTCCTGTGTTTTTTATGTTGGTCATATTGTTATTCTGCTAAGAAGGATTGTGGACATGACAGGAAACTGTTTGGTCATATTGTTATTCTGCTAAGAAGGATTGTGAACATGACAGGAAAATGTAATGGTTGTAGCATATTTATCATGGACTTTTAGTGCAGGGAACGTTCTGTTTTACTCTATGCAGGCCCTTTTGTCCCAATATTTGTTTTAGAGAAATCTGTCTGATTAATAAActccttctttcttttgttatgTGTTtgtcaatttgatttttgattgccttctttttttcacttttttttctaaCAAAAGGTACGAGTCCACAAATTTTACTGCTTAGTGGTTTTGTTGAAGTTTGGATGGTTTATTTCTTGCATTGCGCTTTTGTCCAATGtctatttttccctttattttggCACATTGATTTACTCTTGCATTGTCGTCTTTTCAGTGACAAACTTTTCAAAGAGATTAGGGATCTCAACTTTGAAGTTGTTGTCCAGGTTGATCTACAATACTTCAAAACAATCTCTATGAACTAGTTGTTCATTCTCTTATTATGGTTTTCTCAATGTTCATTTGCTTCTGAAGTTGAGTTTGTTTCATCATTCATGTTGGAGTTCTACTTCTTTAGTTGCCATTTACGCTATGATTGCAGGTTCTACGTCAAAAAGCAACATCCATGAAGCAAGACTACACGGAGATGACAACTACGGTATGTCTGTAGAATTCGCCAGTGAACCTTTACTCTTTGCCTTCTATTCTCATGACTGGGATTATTGAGTTGCAAGCTATTGATGCAATGATCTCTATGTAAGCAAAAGATTCTTACTAAATGATTAAATCGGTACTCGCATGGTGCAAACTCTAAATCTGATGCGATTAGTCCTATAATTTCAAAGTATATGCTGAGAATGTTTGtgtcttgttttcttgttctaATGTGCTCTCATCCAATTGTTTACAGACCCAGTCAGTGTCTGAACTAAAGGATTTTGTCAAAAAGCTGAACTCATTGCCAGAAATGACTGTAAGTTAGTTCATTTATGATTATATTCCGTCTGCACTCCGAAGGACAAGTTGAAATGGTTACTTCTTGGTGTTTTAGAGGCATATAAACCTTGCTCAGCATTTGTCAACATTTACGTCAAAACCATCATTTCTTGGTCGGCTAGACATGGAACATACAATTGTGGAGGCTCAGAGCTATGACATGTAAGCTATATTGGAagttttgtttccaattttcaaaaCTGTGGTTGTTTCATATTTTCACACTACATACATCTGTGCCATGAAAATTGTCTCAGAGATGCAAGGGTTTCCCTGAATACTTGGCTTCCACTAATGATCATCCAATTGTAAATACTTGATAGCAGCTTCTTTTGTTTCACCTGGAGAAATTCAACCTTATAGTTTTGTAGTCACTTATCTGCTCCCAAGTTGTCGTTTTTAGTTTTCTCATTTTGCACGGTTGACTTATTTAATCTTGAAAAATGTGTCCCCTTAGATTTTATATATGTTACAAATTTCAATGTAGCGGAGTATTATACCCAGGTTCCTATCTCTTCGCCTACAATTTTCCTCCATCTATCTCCTCAATACAAAGAACACTGGAAGTGACTTCTATTCTGTTTTCTCCTTTatctatttttggaaataaCAGTAAATATTATTCTTTCTAGAAATGAAAAGCATATTCCTCTCTCACATGTAAATGGAATGCTTTGTTGcactaaaaaaaatagagtaaatgGGACGCTTCTTGGAGTAGTTACTTCTGTATCTGTAGCACGTGGTCAGTCTCTGGAATTTGAGATGCATTGGAGTTGGAGGTCTTGAACTTTTTTGATTGATAACCATATTCTTTGCTACCATGAAAATTAAATGATTGGTTTTGGCTTTTGATCATCCAGCTTGAGCATGAGGGAAAAATTGATCATCGACCAAGGGGGTAAATTATTAGTGCAAGTGTTGCTAAGTCACAGATTAAATAAAATCCTATTACGTTCAAGAATTCAAAACTGTTACAAGTTCACATGACACCAATTGTTTTCCTCGAATGTCTTCTATTAGCTCCTGTGTCATCTATAATTAGAACAGGTACTGCTTCTTGTTAGTGACATGTGTATTGTTATTCTACTTTTCACCACGTCATGTTTTCAGGTTCTTTACGGTGGTTAAATAAAATCCTATTACATTCAAGAATTCAAAACTGTTACGAGTTCACATGACACCAATTGTTTTCCTCGCATGTTCTTCGATTAGCTCCTATGTCATCTATAATTAGGACGGGTACTACTTCTAGTTAGTGACGTGTGTATTGTTATTCTATTGTCTGCAACTCGCAAGTGATCTTCATCACATAATGTTTTGAGGTTCTTTACAGTGGTTATAGTAGTTCTATTGTAATTATTTTCCCGAGGGCATGTAATTCAAGCAAGGAGCTAATGCAATTTATGACTGCAGATGCTTTGATTACATTGAAGAAATGATCCACAAACAAGAACCTCTTGTCAGTGTCCTACGGCTCCTCATCTTATTTTCTGTTACTAATGCAGGGTTACCAAAGAAGAATTTTGACTACTTGAGGCAAGTTTGTATGAAGTTTATGTCAATTCCTCAAATTTTGCTCACCTGAATTACTGTGGTGAATGCTCTTTGCATTACCTTCATACTTTGTCACTCTTGTTTTATAGGCGGGAGCTGCTTCATTCCTATGGTTTTGAGCACATGGCTACTCTGAATAGTCTAGAAAAAGCAGGATTACTTAGAAAACAGGTTTAAGAACATCCGAATTTTGTTACATAgcatttctttgttttccacTCAAAGTCTAGCAACCAAGTTTATCCGCTGTTTGTAGACTCAGATTCGTTCTACACCCTTGTTTTGCAGGAGTCAAAAAGTAACTGGCTGACAGTCAAACGTGCTCTGCAACTTGTGGTTGATGATACGGACACAGCCAAGTATTCTTCTTTTTAACCATGTGATGATTGTATGCTTATTTTTACAAGATCAGTTAAATATACTTCTGTTGGTTACAAATTGAAGTCAGAAGATGTGCTAATTCAGTATAGTTGGATTCTTGGCCATCACCATAGTGTCCATTGTGCAACAGTTGGAGTTAGCTTTATGGTTCAAATTTGCAACGCAAAGCATAAAATTGTCTGCTCCTTAACATTTATATGATACTGCATTTAGTTATCATTTTCATCAccattcttttctctttctttgcttttcttttctggaTAATCATGACATTAATAGTTTAGAAGAGATGTCAAGCAGCTAGAGGCATTCACCCTATTGCTAAATGGACTGCATGGCATCTACACAGAATTTTAAAGTCCATTAGCGAAAAGTAGCTCATGTATGGAATCAATCAAAGGGAAATAGGACTCAGCAACTCGCTAACCTTTCCTATAACCAAGACGCAAGCAACAGATACCTTGGTATCTTGAACCTCAAGGGCTTCTGGTTGGATTTAGAGTTGGGGAAACTTTAGTCACCTCTCAATGAATTAGTCGATGATTTGCCGACTCTTCAGCTTTTCTCACATGTGGCCCCAGTTTGGAATAAAGTACGGTCTCCTCCCCAAACTGTATAGGGTAAGAATAAAATCCTATGCTACCCGGCCAAATAAACAGATAACTATACTGTGCGTGAACTGTCCTGCATTGCATCTCATTCTCCCGCCAAACAAGAATATCCACCAGATGGAGGATCTCAGATTCTCAAGCAAATTTTTGCTACCATGTCCAGTTCTCAATCTGGAATTGCCCAAATTTTTGCAAACCGCCTGACTGTGATGGCTCAAGCCAAGCATAATTTTTCGGCTGTCAGCTATAATATTTTACAAGTTTAGAGATGCCAAAATTTGTTGAACTCTCAACCTTGGATGACACTTGAGGCTTATAATAGAGTTTGACACACAACCTGCATGTGATATGCTTGAGAATTATACATCTCTCAGCATTTTCATTGTCTCATTAAAAGTCTTTTTATAGAAGCTGAATTAGCGTCTTAGATGCTAGTTTAGTCTCCCAAACACCGGAACAACTCGAATATAACTGAGATAGCAACTACATTTTGAAATGTGTAGGATGTACGTCTAGGGCTTTCACCGATTCTAATCATCGCCTGTTGACACTTGACTGGTAAACTTTCACAGTGATAGGGAAAGCTTAAGAATGATATTGTTTTatacaataataataaaaatttattgagtTTGATGCCGGGTTGACTATCATAACTTCTGCAACATCTTGAACTTCAGCATGCAGCTATATGTAAATTGAGTACTTTCTACCTGTTTCTAACATTGTATTGGATCACTATACAGTCCAACAATGTATGAACTTCGGTCtaatgtttttattattttgaaatttagaGTTCCTATTGTCTTGCTTCTGACTtcttgattgattttcttgtgtGGCAGCCCGAATGATATTTCCTACGTTTTTTCTGGATATGCACCTCTCAGCATTCGCCTTGTTCAGCAAGCAGTTCGATCCGGATGGTTAGTTTAATTTATGTACTCTGAACTAGGTATCTGTTGTTGTTGACTGGCCAAACTACTCTATTGATCTTGTGTTAATCCTGCATGCCATGAATCTGGATACATGGAAGGAAAGTTTGTCTTGATACCTATTATCTAACATTTACAAGGAGAACCACTCTCCAACAGTACAATAACAGTACACATGTAATCCGTTTTTACTATTTTCCTTTAGTTCTCTACTATTTTTCAGAACCAGCACGATATTGCTAATCTTCCTAATCTTGTTTGGTTCAGTTAGAATAGCTTTAAATGACCTATCATCTCAATATGGTCAATTCTTAGTTAATGACTATTTGATCCTTCAAGGCGTCCTGTTGAAGAAATACTGAAGTTGTTGCCCGGACCACATTCAGAAGCAAAGCGAGTTAGTGCTATTCTAGATTTTGTTTGTTgcactacattttttatttgttttgttatctatctattgtttgattttcttttttaatctgTTGATATATTTCTGCAGAGTGGATTTGCAAGCAGTCCATCTCTTGACACACTTCCCGGGACTCCTAGTTTGGACAAGTATGTTTTATTAACTGTATCCCTAATATGTAAATGATCTTATGTTCATTTTTCCTAGCACTCCTAGATTTCCTATGCAGTAGCAAGATGCAAGCAATACTGCCATGTACATAAATCAATTCAATTCCATTGAATATACAAACACTGCATGTACTGATAGAAGCTTGCATAATACGTGTGGCATCTTAAGTTCAGAAAATTTGTTTGCCAGCcaaagtattgaaattatgcaGTATTCTTACATTAAGTGATAGCAAATCTGAGTCTTTAGTCATGCAGGCCATATGCAAGCAGTGTTGGCATTGTCAATGTCGCAGTTATGATGGGGTGTTATTGCAATGATTATGGTGCTGATTGGGACCTGTTGTTTATCCCTTTTTAGTTGCGAGCCTCGGGACTCAATTTTGAGGCGGTCGTACCTCTATTCCCTTCATCCGAAATTGTTTCTCTTGGTTGATCTCCCATAAATAAGTCAATGTACCTAAATTAGTAAAATTCCTTTTCTGCCCTTTCCTTTTGCAATTTGGAAGTAACTTTGAAATGTTGAAGAAAACTTTCCAGTAACTTTTTACGTGCAAAGATTAGATCCCTTTGGAAGTTGAGTTCTCCAAAATAGACGAATACCTTGGGATGGAGGGAGGATTATTTTTTTCAGGAACTTATGTGGTTCATGTGGATATTTTCTGGTAAAAAGAATGTGGATATTTTATGCATTACACTTTTAATCCTAATTAGAGAACCTTTGTTTCAAAATGGTGCCTGAATGTCTAAGTTcagtttttcttgtttcttttccatATGTGATAGTTAAGCTTGAcactttttgacattttttcaGAGTTGGTGATGGGAGGCGCTCTCTAGTGCTAGTTGTTTTCATTGGAGGGGTAACTTTCGCAGAGATTTCTGCACTTCGTTTTCTCAGCGCTCAGGTACTTCATTGCTACTGAGTTGCATATTGTGTTTCCCTCTATAGAGTTTTTAACACCGTTTTCTGAAATGTAGCAATCATCAGCGCCATTTGATATTTATGAATATCACTCAAAAATCTTTTGGATGAAGTAGATAAAACGTTGTAAGATTTTACCCCCCTGTAGAAGAATCATGGCTCCATCCTTGATCTATTCTGTGCAATAAATTGCAACTTGCTTTGCAGGAAGGGATGGCATATGAATTGATTGTTGGCACAACAAAAATCATCAGCGGCCACACCTTAACTGAAACACTCATTGAAAACTTGGGATGACTTGAGTTGTAATCATCTGGCTTCTTTTAGTGACAAATTGTGCAACTTGTCACTAATCTGGTCCGTTTTGAAGATTTGACAAGTGAG carries:
- the LOC131320045 gene encoding vacuolar protein-sorting-associated protein 33 homolog, whose product is MAQIPNLDNAPINLTSIRDQSQKELITILKNIRGKKCLVIDPKLGGALSLIVQTSLLKEHGVELRHLTSEPIQTECTKVVYLVRAQIDLMKFICSHVHADVSKGLQREYFVYFVPRRAVACEKILEEEKIHHLMTIGEYPLYIVPLDEDVLSFELDLGFKECSVDGDMSSLWHIAKAIHKLEFSFGLIPNVRAKGKASVRVADILNRMQAEEPVNSSDMGVPEINTLILLDREVDMVTPMCSQLTYEGLLDEFLRVNNGAVELDSSVMGAQQEGKKIKVPLNSSDKLFKEIRDLNFEVVVQVLRQKATSMKQDYTEMTTTTQSVSELKDFVKKLNSLPEMTRHINLAQHLSTFTSKPSFLGRLDMEHTIVEAQSYDICFDYIEEMIHKQEPLVSVLRLLILFSVTNAGLPKKNFDYLRRELLHSYGFEHMATLNSLEKAGLLRKQESKSNWLTVKRALQLVVDDTDTANPNDISYVFSGYAPLSIRLVQQAVRSGWRPVEEILKLLPGPHSEAKRSGFASSPSLDTLPGTPSLDKVGDGRRSLVLVVFIGGVTFAEISALRFLSAQEGMAYELIVGTTKIISGHTLTETLIENLG